The Helicobacter mustelae genome has a segment encoding these proteins:
- a CDS encoding M3 family oligoendopeptidase → MSHTWDLSVLFENFERLEEFCRDLLDAAKDFEKKHKGKLEKSKDFHKSLQEYEEVLEGIGRVMTYVFLHFASDTKKGAIYAEYEMKTHEIESHVLFFELEFCALDTETQKDLMEEAGQYGYYLEKLLLKKSHQLSLEEEKVLLQVSPVGVDAFARLFDEFFSTLKIPYQEGEKREEEILALLHSSNREERKEAQKCFSKELKKSRMLLGYIFNMVRKDLQIQSKMRNYPNKEAFRHQSNHISQKSVDSLIDVVNGNMKLVHKYYKHKSQILGYKLKDYDRYAPILNQEFSLDYAEGVGMVLACFEDFSPKFYKIAKRACEGGWVDSHPRDAKRGGAFSHGAVPSAHPFVLLNYTGNYRDVFTIAHEFGHMVHQELSKKQGYLNMDTPLTTAETASVFAEMLLFDSVKKTLSRDQLLGIYASKLEDIFSTMFRQVVMTNFERAIHASDRELKAEELDEMWMEENQKMFGKSLKLTKNYAMWWSYIPHFVHSPFYCYAYSYGQLLVLALFGLYKKQGQSFVGVYEEFLSSGGSKSPRELVSAFGFDIEDPKFWNIGMKEVKKMLKEFEELL, encoded by the coding sequence ATGAGCCATACATGGGATTTGAGTGTGCTTTTTGAGAATTTTGAAAGGCTAGAGGAGTTTTGTAGAGATCTCCTAGATGCCGCCAAGGATTTTGAAAAAAAGCACAAGGGCAAGCTAGAAAAATCCAAAGATTTTCACAAGAGCTTGCAGGAGTATGAGGAGGTTTTAGAGGGCATTGGCAGGGTGATGACCTATGTGTTTTTGCATTTTGCCAGTGATACAAAAAAAGGCGCCATTTATGCCGAATATGAGATGAAAACCCATGAGATTGAGTCGCATGTCTTGTTTTTTGAGCTGGAATTTTGCGCCCTAGATACAGAGACTCAAAAAGATTTGATGGAAGAAGCAGGGCAGTATGGCTATTATCTTGAAAAACTCTTACTCAAAAAATCCCATCAATTGAGTCTAGAAGAAGAAAAAGTGCTTTTGCAGGTCTCGCCTGTTGGTGTGGATGCTTTTGCCAGGCTTTTTGATGAGTTTTTTAGCACGCTAAAAATCCCCTACCAGGAAGGAGAAAAAAGAGAGGAGGAGATTTTGGCGCTCTTGCATAGCAGTAATAGAGAGGAGCGAAAAGAGGCTCAGAAATGCTTTAGCAAAGAACTGAAAAAATCCCGCATGCTTTTAGGCTATATTTTCAACATGGTGCGCAAGGACTTGCAGATCCAAAGTAAGATGCGCAACTACCCAAATAAGGAGGCTTTCAGGCACCAGAGCAATCACATCAGCCAAAAGAGCGTAGATAGCCTCATTGACGTGGTCAATGGCAACATGAAGCTGGTGCACAAATACTACAAACACAAATCCCAGATCCTTGGCTACAAGCTCAAAGACTATGATCGTTATGCGCCCATTTTGAATCAGGAGTTTTCTTTGGATTATGCAGAGGGGGTTGGGATGGTGCTTGCATGTTTTGAGGATTTTTCACCCAAATTTTATAAAATCGCCAAGCGAGCCTGTGAGGGAGGCTGGGTGGATTCTCACCCAAGAGATGCCAAGAGGGGTGGTGCATTTAGTCATGGTGCGGTGCCAAGTGCCCATCCCTTTGTGCTGCTCAATTACACAGGCAATTACCGCGATGTTTTCACCATCGCACATGAATTTGGCCATATGGTACATCAAGAGCTTAGCAAAAAACAGGGTTATCTCAATATGGACACTCCGCTCACCACTGCAGAAACTGCCTCGGTATTTGCAGAGATGTTGCTTTTTGATAGTGTCAAAAAAACGCTAAGCAGGGATCAGCTGCTGGGAATCTATGCCTCAAAGCTAGAAGATATTTTCTCTACGATGTTTCGTCAGGTGGTAATGACCAATTTTGAGCGCGCGATCCATGCAAGCGATCGCGAGTTAAAGGCAGAGGAATTGGATGAAATGTGGATGGAAGAGAATCAAAAGATGTTTGGCAAAAGCCTAAAACTCACCAAAAACTATGCGATGTGGTGGAGCTACATTCCTCATTTTGTGCATTCTCCATTTTATTGCTATGCCTATAGTTATGGGCAGTTACTCGTGCTCGCACTCTTTGGGCTGTACAAAAAACAAGGCCAGAGTTTTGTGGGAGTGTATGAGGAATTTTTGAGCAGTGGGGGCAGCAAGAGCCCCAGGGAGCTAGTCTCTGCATTTGGTTTTGACATCGAGGACCCCAAATTTTGGAACATCGGCATGAAGGAGGTCAAAAAGATGCTTAAGGAATTTGAGGAGCTATTATGA
- a CDS encoding NAD-binding protein, which produces MVSVPLFNHVVVAGYGAFGEVVVEKLKEKNINYVAMDYDILKVEKGEKRKDRVVFGNITQNTFLEKFHLQDAKCLIIAIDNTSIIHAICNAVLKIAPNIDIIAKVDSQMQEEELRQLNVTSINTHVQIADLLVERAIKERE; this is translated from the coding sequence ATGGTGAGTGTGCCTTTGTTCAATCATGTCGTAGTGGCGGGTTATGGGGCCTTTGGCGAGGTGGTGGTAGAAAAACTCAAAGAAAAAAACATCAATTATGTGGCGATGGATTATGACATCCTCAAAGTAGAGAAGGGCGAAAAACGCAAGGATCGCGTAGTCTTTGGCAATATCACGCAAAATACATTTTTAGAGAAATTCCACCTACAAGATGCCAAATGCCTCATCATCGCCATTGACAACACCAGCATCATCCATGCAATTTGCAATGCGGTTTTAAAAATCGCACCAAACATTGATATAATTGCCAAGGTTGACTCACAGATGCAAGAAGAAGAACTCAGACAGTTGAATGTCACAAGCATCAATACGCATGTGCAAATTGCTGATTTGTTGGTAGAGCGCGCGATAAAGGAGAGAGAATGA
- a CDS encoding coiled-coil domain-containing protein, with product MSPAYQSTLEILRDFYLASHDLCDFNNNIANNLLRILNSQEIPINAETTRALSEFYSSKGLLASFEIQKDFLKISTKITNPSDNAYVFFLTKWIKAQFRNQRKFTQETLHDILVHAKQSLHLEDEFLFRDILRAALKKSLNLHVRDSLFFKNLDIRIKKFDHEFAKINQELRSLKKLDPSKLLTLSDKKNIMMLLKNAHTKTLLQKSAEEAASSFEAFPLQLKLDFYELFLHNTTQKFRLKIGKFLSNKTPSIYQTCYAREYVMENLWDSFYPLSKQMLEYVLVSERFFAFTKAQEDSPISKDPKQKEQILKDFFATQDAKNHAQDSFQNLQSQIKENSKTIFNLQQQSLKKDQEIQELRQRQKDQKTLKGPKEGEGLQWEKESQSNEKALFAEKERLKDGINKLKQDNEDLDQKLKIYENRIQDLDAEFFMRKEKFYLLCGDFAKYLVSHYQKQHPA from the coding sequence ATGAGCCCCGCCTATCAGAGTACTTTGGAAATCCTGCGCGACTTCTATCTTGCCTCTCATGATCTCTGTGATTTCAACAACAACATCGCAAACAATCTCCTGCGCATCCTAAATAGCCAAGAAATCCCTATTAATGCAGAGACTACAAGAGCATTGAGTGAATTTTATAGCTCAAAAGGACTACTAGCTAGCTTTGAAATCCAAAAGGACTTCCTTAAAATCTCGACAAAAATCACCAATCCCAGCGATAACGCATATGTATTCTTCCTTACTAAATGGATCAAAGCGCAGTTTAGAAACCAGAGGAAATTCACCCAAGAGACTCTGCATGATATTTTGGTGCATGCCAAGCAGAGCCTGCATCTAGAAGATGAATTTTTGTTTCGCGACATCCTGCGCGCTGCACTCAAAAAATCGCTCAATCTGCATGTGCGCGATTCTTTATTTTTCAAAAATCTAGACATTCGCATCAAAAAATTTGATCATGAATTTGCAAAAATCAATCAAGAGCTCCGCAGCCTCAAAAAGCTAGACCCCTCAAAACTCCTCACTCTTAGCGACAAAAAAAACATCATGATGTTGCTAAAAAATGCCCACACAAAGACGCTTTTACAAAAAAGCGCAGAAGAAGCAGCTAGCAGCTTTGAGGCATTCCCACTGCAGCTCAAACTGGATTTTTATGAGCTTTTTTTACACAATACCACACAAAAATTCCGTCTAAAAATTGGCAAATTCCTAAGCAATAAGACCCCTAGCATCTATCAAACCTGCTATGCGAGGGAATATGTCATGGAAAATCTCTGGGATAGCTTCTATCCCCTAAGCAAGCAGATGCTAGAATATGTCCTTGTCTCTGAGAGGTTTTTTGCATTCACAAAAGCCCAGGAAGACTCGCCAATTAGCAAAGATCCCAAGCAAAAAGAGCAGATCCTAAAAGATTTTTTTGCCACTCAAGATGCCAAGAATCACGCACAAGATAGCTTCCAAAATCTACAATCCCAGATCAAAGAAAATAGCAAAACCATCTTCAACCTCCAGCAACAATCCCTCAAAAAAGATCAAGAAATCCAAGAGCTAAGACAAAGACAAAAGGACCAAAAAACCCTAAAAGGCCCAAAAGAGGGTGAGGGTCTGCAATGGGAAAAAGAAAGCCAGAGCAATGAAAAGGCCCTATTTGCCGAAAAAGAGCGCCTAAAAGATGGGATAAACAAGCTCAAGCAAGACAATGAAGATCTCGATCAAAAGCTAAAGATCTATGAGAATAGAATCCAGGATCTGGATGCGGAATTTTTCATGAGAAAAGAGAAGTTTTATCTTTTGTGCGGGGATTTTGCAAAATACTTAGTGAGTCATTACCAAAAACAACATCCCGCTTAA
- the rho gene encoding transcription termination factor Rho, whose protein sequence is MASEKTRTHVPVEGYKIEELRTYKIEKLIKISKELGVENPQEYKRKDLIFEILKNQVSQGGFILFTGILEVVADGYGFLRGIDENFTDSQNDTYVSQSQIKKFALRNGDIVTGQVRCPKDQERYYALLKIEAVNYLPLEEIKNRPLFDNLTPLFPDEQLKLEYQPLKVTGRMLDLFSPIGKGQRALIVAPPRTGKTELMKELAQAITSNHPEVELIVLLVDERPEEVTDMQRSVKGQVFNSTFDLPANNHIRVAELVLERAKRLVEMKQDVVILLDSITRLARAYNATTPSSGKVLSGGVDANALHKPKRFFGAARNIEQGGSLTIIATALIETGSRMDEVIFEEFKGTGNSEIVLARNIADRRIYPAFDILKSGTRKDSLLLGREKLTKVWMLRNVMQQMDDVEALGFIYSKMQKTKDNEEFLKLMNEKE, encoded by the coding sequence ATGGCATCGGAGAAGACTCGTACCCATGTACCCGTCGAAGGGTATAAAATTGAAGAACTGCGCACTTACAAAATCGAAAAACTCATAAAAATATCCAAAGAACTCGGAGTAGAAAACCCCCAAGAATACAAAAGAAAAGACCTTATTTTTGAAATCCTAAAAAACCAAGTGAGTCAGGGAGGATTCATCCTATTTACCGGGATTTTAGAAGTCGTAGCAGATGGTTATGGGTTTTTACGAGGGATTGATGAAAATTTTACAGACAGTCAAAATGACACCTATGTAAGCCAATCCCAAATCAAAAAATTTGCCCTTAGAAATGGCGACATCGTCACAGGACAGGTGCGGTGCCCCAAAGATCAGGAGCGCTATTATGCACTACTAAAGATTGAGGCAGTCAACTACCTCCCACTAGAAGAGATCAAAAATCGCCCTCTTTTTGACAATCTCACACCCCTCTTCCCTGATGAACAGCTCAAACTCGAATACCAGCCCCTCAAAGTCACAGGCAGGATGCTTGATCTCTTTAGTCCCATTGGGAAAGGTCAGCGTGCCCTCATCGTCGCCCCACCACGCACCGGCAAAACCGAACTTATGAAAGAGCTCGCCCAAGCCATCACTTCCAATCACCCAGAAGTCGAGCTCATCGTCTTGCTCGTAGATGAGCGTCCTGAAGAAGTCACAGACATGCAGCGCAGCGTCAAGGGACAGGTTTTTAATTCCACTTTTGATCTGCCTGCAAATAATCACATTCGCGTAGCAGAGCTAGTGCTTGAGCGAGCAAAGCGTCTGGTAGAAATGAAACAAGATGTGGTGATTTTGCTAGATTCCATCACTCGTCTCGCACGCGCTTACAATGCCACTACTCCAAGTAGCGGTAAGGTGCTAAGTGGTGGGGTAGATGCTAATGCCCTCCACAAGCCAAAGAGATTTTTTGGTGCGGCCAGAAATATCGAACAGGGCGGAAGCCTCACCATCATTGCCACTGCTTTGATTGAAACAGGATCAAGAATGGATGAAGTGATTTTTGAAGAATTCAAAGGCACAGGAAATAGCGAAATCGTATTGGCTAGAAATATCGCAGATCGCAGGATCTACCCCGCCTTTGACATCCTCAAATCTGGCACCAGAAAAGACTCCCTCTTACTAGGAAGGGAAAAGCTTACAAAGGTCTGGATGCTGCGCAATGTCATGCAACAAATGGATGATGTAGAAGCCCTTGGCTTCATCTACTCCAAAATGCAAAAAACCAAGGATAATGAAGAATTCCTAAAACTCATGAATGAAAAAGAATAA
- the murI gene encoding glutamate racemase: MKKNKLKLGIFDSGAGGLSVLEHVLRAEIFDSIIYYGDTARLPYGTKHPDSIICFCLEALEFLLVQNVDIIIVACNTASAHALDAMQKAAPKIPIIGVIEPGILAIKNRLKNLDAKILVLGTKATIQSAQYQRHLEKLGYSNITAIPTSLFVSLVEEGIFEGPLVEECLRYYFGGIDFVPDAIILGCTHFPLLQKPIAAYFQNKSLLIHAGEAIVQYITQNSHLLFESKKSRSLLSTKAGIVGDLVDGAHKLDNKTCNKAAQIKTPHARNLNARANNLPRCNHTTLQFYASSDEKGLKNTAQNWLSSAKNFTIL, from the coding sequence ATGAAAAAGAATAAATTGAAATTAGGTATTTTTGACAGCGGGGCGGGTGGACTTAGCGTGCTTGAGCATGTTTTGCGTGCAGAGATCTTTGACTCCATTATCTATTATGGTGATACAGCGCGCCTCCCCTATGGCACCAAACACCCAGATTCCATTATCTGTTTTTGTCTTGAGGCACTAGAATTTTTGCTCGTGCAAAATGTAGACATAATTATTGTTGCCTGCAATACTGCAAGCGCCCATGCCCTTGATGCCATGCAGAAAGCCGCGCCAAAAATCCCCATCATTGGCGTGATCGAGCCAGGAATCCTAGCAATAAAAAACAGACTCAAAAATCTTGATGCAAAAATCCTAGTGCTAGGCACCAAGGCCACAATTCAATCTGCACAATATCAAAGGCATCTAGAAAAGCTTGGTTATTCCAATATCACTGCGATTCCTACGAGTCTCTTTGTTTCGCTTGTAGAAGAGGGGATCTTTGAAGGTCCTCTAGTAGAGGAATGTTTGAGGTATTATTTTGGTGGCATTGATTTTGTTCCCGATGCTATTATTCTAGGCTGCACGCATTTCCCACTATTGCAAAAACCCATCGCAGCCTATTTCCAAAACAAAAGCCTGCTCATCCACGCAGGAGAGGCGATTGTGCAATACATCACACAAAACTCACATCTACTTTTTGAAAGCAAAAAAAGCAGGAGCCTTTTGAGCACAAAAGCAGGTATTGTGGGGGATTTGGTGGATGGGGCTCATAAACTGGATAATAAGACATGCAATAAAGCAGCGCAAATAAAAACACCACATGCTAGGAATTTAAATGCTAGGGCTAATAATCTACCAAGATGCAACCACACAACTCTGCAATTTTACGCCTCCAGCGATGAAAAAGGCCTCAAAAATACAGCACAAAACTGGCTCTCTAGCGCGAAAAATTTCACGATTTTGTAA
- a CDS encoding Hsr recombination cassette protein translates to MQQSNQQQVVQVKQIRPLFSNPPSNLKDLKEQAGGLGSGNNANANANAIAKFDQIQNYLQKFNNNRSQFKDTQSICTQF, encoded by the coding sequence ATGCAACAATCAAACCAGCAGCAGGTGGTGCAGGTCAAGCAAATCAGGCCACTGTTTTCCAACCCTCCTTCAAATCTAAAAGATTTGAAGGAACAAGCAGGCGGGCTTGGTAGTGGCAATAATGCTAATGCTAATGCTAATGCTATTGCAAAATTTGATCAGATCCAAAATTATTTGCAAAAATTTAATAACAATAGAAGTCAATTCAAAGACACACAAAGCATCTGCACGCAGTTCTAA
- a CDS encoding autotransporter outer membrane beta-barrel domain-containing protein, with amino-acid sequence MTKISDVQEKNFLKRKEKSSSLRNRKFFQPLIATTLAFSLASSFVNAEGITVTVNQAAGANPNAEVSGSGGNATFTFTNGANTTVNGTAVPAANPANPVTGTNIVANIASGVNSFTVNGKADPAGADLGAEGNPVNLNFDFGGIAGNPAKTFTLNLGGAGNANALTGNLNILGAGNATLNTNIASGGPVINVNTGATFNATFSGGATMTGNIVTGNTNGTSGTGTNNITFNGANAAGGAGQADPATVLTGNISTYGGINNVTFEKGTMKGDIIAGNATGQSLGMNVVTFKEQGVHYTGNVIASGTGGVNNTLNFGNVTVSTTNGGNTLIIQNSGITFNNTNGVNNSPALTHATIKPAAGGAGQANPNATVFQGNIKSAYQGVNTLNFYNFAKLEGNPVAGAAAGNTPAANITATNNGANNIVFTDGGLVNANLTSTLDQGINTLVMNTNNIVTNPILLTGNVVTNTPGWAGSNNLLFQNNGTSSPGGAAPASDGTGGSDPAQTVLNQVAYVGNIVANGGSVQAIFSNTYWAPTNLGNLIQVGGLGGGNNANANAKSQQIQGYLDKFNGNSASANATGNLTATNGGTATLVLRNTTTLANLPSQAAQYNVTVGGNNSSANIVLEAPVNASATITYGGYYLGGNGTSNYVWNGSQNTSSVNLIFANADNRGTPTLNGATGSSTLVSDAFGGQFRNDLGAGKVLGVTYQNGIQMSLSDKNVTLQGQNGLYSGSFMAFFKDAILAKIAKVDSDAKFATQGIPLNVSLVKSGNGTSSTGGNSFVNNITLEGVAVGNISALTSKQATGTNGMNNTSGIVNLVLKSDSVLLGTIAGENQKGLTMNMQLNQGAKLILQNSGAGTGGDVALNNLTIASGNNGNGGNNANANITFQGGSVSFDKNQANDYTALQNNTVIDLATGGGSNNVPSRTWFNLLTVGQANQNATTVGNGQQASGLGGNNALFKVYVNADANQGNGAGGGRGNATLNGQNSFNGSGLYGNIYSDRVIVYQTQNNALVTEYLQILGNGNLDGVRYHGGGTERAGNVAVATVKNEGGQASVNFTTVGSVIGFDVFDAKLTAVKTNAFGKVETNNANNAGNSTPAPGLGSIPGLGGTGGTSSGNNASGSQDQANAQDYTTYFISQAVANTSEANQLATATALASNYYLYLANIDSLNKRMGELRSNPRSNGFWMRMFNGMQTTKFALQTTSIYTTVQAGWDHVFGSEGGNDFLGFAVAYAGAAMSSEKKEQLVNGAQKGVKSSGGNAFEISLYNSYVQDGAASSTDFKYGFYSDSVAKFSFLWNKLTMFGEDSSPNMQNFGFTFSQEIGYRFLLGNHNEWYITPQGQVALGYFNQSNIKQTLGSHWLKGEQSSIFTVQGRIGSNFGYRFNQFTEDKGWASELYLGLWYIGDYISGGNLTLVSDLGSVNTLRTLSSTGRFAFNIGTNFVVKDNHRFYFDFERSFGGKIITDYQFNIGYRYNFGENRKYVSLLAGSMKDTIKKDDKKENKEETEEIE; translated from the coding sequence ATGACAAAAATTTCTGATGTTCAAGAAAAGAATTTCTTGAAAAGAAAAGAGAAGAGCTCTTCTTTGAGAAATAGAAAATTCTTCCAACCTCTCATTGCTACTACTCTTGCATTTTCCCTTGCTTCAAGCTTTGTAAATGCAGAAGGAATCACAGTGACAGTAAATCAAGCAGCAGGTGCAAATCCAAATGCTGAAGTAAGCGGAAGCGGCGGGAATGCTACTTTTACATTTACCAATGGTGCTAACACCACCGTAAATGGAACAGCAGTACCAGCAGCAAATCCAGCAAATCCAGTAACAGGGACGAACATAGTAGCAAACATCGCAAGCGGAGTGAATAGTTTTACGGTAAATGGTAAGGCAGATCCAGCAGGTGCAGATCTAGGCGCTGAAGGAAATCCAGTAAACTTGAATTTTGATTTTGGTGGGATTGCTGGCAATCCAGCCAAAACCTTCACCCTGAATCTTGGTGGTGCAGGTAATGCTAATGCACTAACTGGGAATCTCAACATCCTTGGCGCTGGAAATGCAACTCTAAATACAAACATCGCAAGCGGAGGGCCTGTAATCAATGTCAATACTGGCGCAACATTCAATGCTACTTTTAGTGGTGGTGCTACCATGACTGGAAACATCGTAACAGGAAATACTAATGGAACCAGTGGTACAGGAACAAATAATATTACATTTAATGGTGCAAATGCAGCAGGTGGTGCAGGTCAAGCAGATCCAGCAACAGTATTGACAGGAAACATTAGCACGTACGGCGGTATCAACAATGTAACTTTTGAGAAAGGTACGATGAAAGGGGATATCATAGCAGGTAATGCGACGGGGCAATCTCTGGGAATGAATGTGGTAACCTTTAAAGAACAAGGCGTTCATTATACAGGGAACGTAATCGCTTCAGGAACTGGCGGAGTGAATAACACCCTAAATTTTGGGAATGTGACTGTGAGTACCACCAATGGAGGAAACACTCTAATCATCCAGAATTCTGGAATCACATTCAATAACACCAATGGAGTGAATAATTCTCCAGCCCTTACTCATGCAACAATCAAACCAGCAGCAGGTGGTGCAGGTCAAGCAAATCCAAATGCCACTGTTTTCCAGGGCAATATCAAGAGTGCCTATCAAGGAGTAAATACCCTCAATTTCTATAACTTTGCCAAGCTTGAAGGAAATCCAGTAGCAGGTGCAGCAGCAGGAAATACACCCGCTGCAAATATTACAGCGACAAATAATGGGGCAAATAACATCGTATTCACAGATGGAGGTTTGGTGAATGCCAATCTCACGTCTACACTGGACCAAGGAATCAACACACTTGTGATGAATACAAACAACATCGTAACTAACCCCATTTTGCTTACTGGAAACGTAGTAACAAACACACCAGGGTGGGCTGGATCCAATAATCTTTTGTTCCAAAATAATGGAACTTCTAGCCCTGGCGGCGCTGCGCCCGCATCTGATGGAACTGGTGGCAGTGATCCTGCTCAAACAGTGCTAAATCAGGTTGCTTATGTGGGAAATATCGTAGCCAATGGAGGGTCTGTACAAGCAATCTTTAGTAATACTTACTGGGCTCCTACAAATCTAGGAAATTTGATACAAGTAGGCGGGCTTGGTGGTGGCAATAATGCTAATGCTAATGCAAAATCCCAGCAGATCCAAGGTTATTTGGATAAATTTAATGGCAATAGTGCAAGCGCAAATGCAACGGGGAACTTAACTGCCACAAATGGAGGTACTGCTACTTTGGTGCTACGAAACACCACTACTCTTGCAAATCTTCCAAGTCAAGCAGCGCAATACAACGTCACTGTAGGTGGAAATAACAGTAGCGCAAATATCGTCTTAGAGGCACCTGTAAATGCTAGTGCAACCATCACTTATGGAGGTTATTATTTAGGTGGAAATGGGACTAGTAATTATGTTTGGAATGGTAGTCAAAATACTTCTAGTGTGAATTTGATCTTTGCAAACGCTGATAATCGCGGGACTCCTACGCTTAATGGGGCAACAGGGAGTAGTACGCTAGTAAGCGATGCGTTTGGAGGGCAGTTTAGAAATGATCTAGGCGCTGGGAAGGTGCTAGGAGTGACTTATCAAAACGGGATTCAAATGAGCCTAAGTGATAAAAATGTGACCTTGCAGGGACAAAATGGGCTTTATTCGGGGTCTTTCATGGCGTTTTTTAAGGATGCTATCTTAGCAAAAATTGCGAAGGTGGACTCCGATGCAAAATTTGCGACTCAAGGAATCCCTCTAAATGTTAGCCTCGTGAAGAGTGGTAATGGAACTTCTAGCACTGGCGGGAATAGCTTTGTGAATAACATTACTTTGGAAGGGGTTGCAGTAGGAAACATCTCTGCTCTTACAAGCAAACAAGCTACAGGGACGAACGGCATGAATAACACCAGTGGGATTGTGAATCTCGTCTTAAAAAGTGATAGTGTTTTGCTTGGCACCATTGCGGGCGAAAATCAAAAAGGCCTCACAATGAATATGCAGCTCAATCAAGGGGCTAAGCTGATTTTGCAAAATAGCGGCGCTGGGACAGGGGGAGATGTGGCGCTCAATAACTTGACAATAGCTTCGGGAAATAACGGGAATGGTGGCAATAATGCTAATGCAAATATCACATTCCAGGGTGGAAGCGTGAGCTTTGATAAAAATCAAGCTAATGACTATACTGCACTCCAGAATAATACCGTCATTGACCTAGCCACAGGTGGGGGTAGCAATAATGTCCCAAGTAGAACATGGTTCAACCTCCTTACTGTCGGTCAAGCAAATCAAAATGCGACTACGGTTGGTAATGGGCAACAAGCTTCAGGACTTGGTGGGAACAATGCGCTCTTTAAAGTCTATGTAAACGCAGATGCTAACCAAGGAAATGGTGCTGGGGGTGGGCGGGGGAACGCGACTCTAAATGGTCAGAATTCTTTCAACGGATCTGGACTCTATGGAAACATCTATAGTGACCGTGTGATTGTGTACCAAACCCAGAACAACGCTCTTGTGACAGAATATCTCCAAATCCTAGGCAATGGAAATCTTGATGGTGTAAGATACCATGGCGGAGGTACTGAGAGGGCAGGTAACGTTGCGGTAGCCACTGTAAAAAATGAAGGTGGGCAGGCGAGTGTGAATTTCACAACTGTGGGTTCTGTCATTGGTTTTGATGTGTTTGATGCAAAACTTACTGCGGTAAAAACAAATGCCTTTGGTAAGGTAGAAACAAATAATGCTAATAACGCAGGAAATAGTACTCCAGCGCCAGGGCTAGGTAGTATCCCAGGACTAGGTGGGACTGGTGGCACAAGCAGTGGCAATAATGCTAGTGGCAGCCAAGATCAGGCAAATGCTCAAGACTATACTACTTACTTCATCAGTCAAGCAGTGGCAAATACTTCAGAGGCCAACCAACTCGCAACAGCAACAGCACTTGCTAGCAACTACTATCTCTACCTAGCAAACATCGATAGTCTCAATAAGCGTATGGGTGAGCTTCGCAGCAATCCGCGCAGTAATGGCTTCTGGATGCGTATGTTTAATGGTATGCAAACCACAAAATTTGCACTTCAGACTACCTCAATCTACACCACAGTACAGGCAGGATGGGATCATGTATTTGGCAGCGAGGGTGGAAATGACTTTTTAGGTTTTGCTGTGGCTTATGCAGGTGCAGCGATGAGCTCTGAGAAGAAAGAACAGCTAGTAAATGGTGCACAAAAGGGAGTAAAATCCAGCGGTGGAAATGCCTTTGAAATCTCGCTCTACAACTCCTATGTACAAGATGGTGCTGCTTCTAGCACAGATTTCAAGTATGGTTTTTATAGTGATAGCGTGGCAAAATTCAGCTTCTTGTGGAACAAGCTTACAATGTTTGGTGAGGACAGCTCTCCTAACATGCAAAACTTTGGTTTCACCTTCTCTCAAGAGATTGGTTATCGCTTCTTGCTAGGAAATCACAACGAGTGGTATATCACTCCACAAGGGCAAGTTGCTTTAGGTTATTTCAACCAAAGCAATATCAAGCAAACCCTAGGAAGCCACTGGCTAAAAGGCGAGCAAAGTTCTATCTTCACAGTGCAGGGGCGAATTGGAAGCAACTTTGGTTATAGATTTAATCAATTCACTGAAGACAAGGGCTGGGCTTCAGAGCTTTATTTGGGCTTGTGGTACATCGGCGATTATATCAGTGGTGGCAATCTTACCCTCGTGTCTGACCTAGGTTCTGTAAACACTTTAAGGACTTTGAGCTCTACTGGTAGATTTGCCTTTAACATTGGTACAAACTTCGTCGTCAAAGATAATCATAGATTCTACTTTGATTTTGAAAGAAGCTTTGGAGGCAAAATCATCACAGATTACCAATTCAACATTGGCTATCGCTATAACTTTGGCGAAAACAGAAAATACGTTTCTCTTCTTGCAGGTAGTATGAAAGACACTATCAAAAAAGATGATAAGAAAGAAAACAAAGAAGAGACAGAAGAAATTGAGTGA